One genomic window of Quercus lobata isolate SW786 chromosome 9, ValleyOak3.0 Primary Assembly, whole genome shotgun sequence includes the following:
- the LOC115960130 gene encoding phosphatidylinositol/phosphatidylcholine transfer protein SFH9 isoform X2 → MPEEVAASIEEVERKGKSCCEAETTASEDERRKVRVRSLKKRTKRKVIMNGGGGSGSCSGSRLSISLSQSLRKRGNKVADCRFASISINDVRDSKEEEAVNAFRQTLLAKDLLPPSHDDYHTLLRFLKARKFDMDKTLYMWAEMLNWRKEFGVDSILKDFVYDEYEEVRRWYPHGYHGVDKAGRPVYIERLGKIELSKLMNVTSVDRFLKYHVQGFEKVFSEKFPACSIAAKRHIDSTTTVLDVQGLNWVSFGKVAHDLVMHMQKIDGDNYPETLHQMFIVNAGSGFKLLWNTAKSFLDPRTTSKIHVLGSRFHSKLLEVIDSSQLPDFLGGTCSCPNDGGCLRSDKGPWNDREIVKLVHAGEAMYLRRVKSSSDHDDFSSKVSHGEISAAGSKLLMTTSASGVRQRMPVGHEMSVLEERNSDHASSCNLIEPVGRAVRLEDACLTSDSTNNCQPRRPLKFIPYVTNLVVHIILKILGCIYLVLPWLGRFFAVQRAENHLGNNSKPQNNRKPQLVDLRPQEQHISRSIKEDPLWKRLQQLETTVNDLVSKPTKIPQEKDDMLRESLSRIKSIEYDLQKTKKALLATASKQVELADSLENLKENSLTGANSCWPRNYKCYAPGR, encoded by the exons ATGCCAg aGGAAGTGGCGGCGTCGATTGAAGAAGTGGAAAGGAAGGGGAAGAGTTGCTGTGAGGCTGAAACGACAGCGTCTGAGGACGAGAGGCGAAAGGTTCGAGTCAGATCTCTGAAGAAGAGGACGAAGAGGAAGGTTATAATGAATGGCggtggtggtagtggtagtTGTTCTGGTTCTAGGCTTTCGATCtccctctctcaatctctcagAAAGCGCGGAAACAAGGTCGCCGATTGCCGATTCGCTTCGATTTCGATCAACGACGTTCGTGATTCCAAGGAGGAAGAAGCTGTCAACGCGTTTCGTCAGACATTGCTCGCCAAAGATCTCCTCCCACCTTCCCATGATGATTATCACACTTTGCTtag GTTTCTAAAGGCAAGGAAGTTTGACATGGATAAAACTCTCTATATGTGGGCTGAAATGCTTAACTGGAGGAAAGAATTTGGAGTAGATTCTATTCTAAAG GATTTTGTATATGATGAATATGAAGAAGTTCGGCGTTGGTATCCGCATGGTTACCATGGTGTAGACAAAGCGGGGCGACCTGTTTATATTGAAAGACTTGGTAAAATTGAACTTAGCAAGCTGATGAATGTCACTTCGGTGGACCGGTTTTTAAAGTATCATGTTCAGGGGTTTGAGAAGGTCTTCAGTGAGAAGTTCCCAGCATGTTCCATTGCAGCCAAGAGACACATAGATTCTACAACGACAGTACTGGACGTGCAAGGGCTG aaTTGGGTTAGCTTTGGCAAGGTTGCCCATGATCTTGTTATGCACATGCAGAAAATTGATGGTGATAACTATCCTGAG ACATTACATCAGATGTTCATTGTTAATGCTGGTAGTGGGTTCAAACTACTATGGAATACAGCAAAAAGCTTTCTAGACCCAAGGACCACTTCGAAGATACAT GTTTTAGGCAGCAGATTCCATAGTAAGTTGTTGGAGGTTATAGACTCAAG CCAACTACCAGATTTTCTTGGTGGAACTTGCTCATGCCCAAATGATGGTGGGTGTCTTAGATCTGACAAGGGGCCTTGGAATGATCGAGAAATAGTGAAA CTGGTACATGCTGGAGAAGCAATGTATCTAAGAAGAGTTAAAAGTTCCTCTGATCATGATGATTTTTCCTCCAAG gtttCACATGGTGAAATATCTGCTGCTGGGTCAAAATTACTCATGACAACGAGTGCTTCTGGCGTCAGGCAGAGAATGCCAGTTGGTCATGAAATGAGTGTACTTGAA GAAAGGAACAGTGACCATGCATCTAGCTGCAACCTGATTGAACCAGTTGGTCGAGCTGTAAGGCTTGAAGATGCTTGTTTAACAA GTGATTCAACCAACAATTGTCAACCAAGAAGGCCGTTGAAGTTCATTCCCTACGTAACAAATTTAGTGGTTCACATCATACTAAAAATATTAGGATGTATATATCTAGTACTACCTTGGTTGGGGAGATTTTTTGCAGTGCAGCGTGCAGAAAATCATTTAGGTAACAATAGCAAACCCCAAAACAATAGAAAGCCCCAGCTTGTTGATTTAAGACCACAAGAGCAGCACATTTCACGGTCAATCAAAGAGGACCCACTTTGGAAGAGGTTGCAGCAATTAGAAACCACAGTAAATGATCTGGTTAGCAAACCTACAAAAATTCCTCAAGAAAAGGACGATATGCTTCGAGAATCTCTGAGTCGTATCAAATCCATAGAATATGACTTACAGAAGACAAAGAAA GCACTACTTGCAACTGCATCAAAGCAAGTGGAGCTTGCTGACTCACTGGAAAATTTAAAGGAGAACAGCTTAACA GGGGCAAATTCTTGTTGGCCAAGAAATTATAAATGTTATGCCCCAGGAAGatga
- the LOC115960130 gene encoding phosphatidylinositol/phosphatidylcholine transfer protein SFH9 isoform X1 — MPEEVAASIEEVERKGKSCCEAETTASEDERRKVRVRSLKKRTKRKVIMNGGGGSGSCSGSRLSISLSQSLRKRGNKVADCRFASISINDVRDSKEEEAVNAFRQTLLAKDLLPPSHDDYHTLLRFLKARKFDMDKTLYMWAEMLNWRKEFGVDSILKDFVYDEYEEVRRWYPHGYHGVDKAGRPVYIERLGKIELSKLMNVTSVDRFLKYHVQGFEKVFSEKFPACSIAAKRHIDSTTTVLDVQGLNWVSFGKVAHDLVMHMQKIDGDNYPETLHQMFIVNAGSGFKLLWNTAKSFLDPRTTSKIHVLGSRFHSKLLEVIDSSQLPDFLGGTCSCPNDGGCLRSDKGPWNDREIVKLVHAGEAMYLRRVKSSSDHDDFSSKVSHGEISAAGSKLLMTTSASGVRQRMPVGHEMSVLEERNSDHASSCNLIEPVGRAVRLEDACLTSDSTNNCQPRRPLKFIPYVTNLVVHIILKILGCIYLVLPWLGRFFAVQRAENHLGNNSKPQNNRKPQLVDLRPQEQHISRSIKEDPLWKRLQQLETTVNDLVSKPTKIPQEKDDMLRESLSRIKSIEYDLQKTKKALLATASKQVELADSLENLKENSLTQGANSCWPRNYKCYAPGR; from the exons ATGCCAg aGGAAGTGGCGGCGTCGATTGAAGAAGTGGAAAGGAAGGGGAAGAGTTGCTGTGAGGCTGAAACGACAGCGTCTGAGGACGAGAGGCGAAAGGTTCGAGTCAGATCTCTGAAGAAGAGGACGAAGAGGAAGGTTATAATGAATGGCggtggtggtagtggtagtTGTTCTGGTTCTAGGCTTTCGATCtccctctctcaatctctcagAAAGCGCGGAAACAAGGTCGCCGATTGCCGATTCGCTTCGATTTCGATCAACGACGTTCGTGATTCCAAGGAGGAAGAAGCTGTCAACGCGTTTCGTCAGACATTGCTCGCCAAAGATCTCCTCCCACCTTCCCATGATGATTATCACACTTTGCTtag GTTTCTAAAGGCAAGGAAGTTTGACATGGATAAAACTCTCTATATGTGGGCTGAAATGCTTAACTGGAGGAAAGAATTTGGAGTAGATTCTATTCTAAAG GATTTTGTATATGATGAATATGAAGAAGTTCGGCGTTGGTATCCGCATGGTTACCATGGTGTAGACAAAGCGGGGCGACCTGTTTATATTGAAAGACTTGGTAAAATTGAACTTAGCAAGCTGATGAATGTCACTTCGGTGGACCGGTTTTTAAAGTATCATGTTCAGGGGTTTGAGAAGGTCTTCAGTGAGAAGTTCCCAGCATGTTCCATTGCAGCCAAGAGACACATAGATTCTACAACGACAGTACTGGACGTGCAAGGGCTG aaTTGGGTTAGCTTTGGCAAGGTTGCCCATGATCTTGTTATGCACATGCAGAAAATTGATGGTGATAACTATCCTGAG ACATTACATCAGATGTTCATTGTTAATGCTGGTAGTGGGTTCAAACTACTATGGAATACAGCAAAAAGCTTTCTAGACCCAAGGACCACTTCGAAGATACAT GTTTTAGGCAGCAGATTCCATAGTAAGTTGTTGGAGGTTATAGACTCAAG CCAACTACCAGATTTTCTTGGTGGAACTTGCTCATGCCCAAATGATGGTGGGTGTCTTAGATCTGACAAGGGGCCTTGGAATGATCGAGAAATAGTGAAA CTGGTACATGCTGGAGAAGCAATGTATCTAAGAAGAGTTAAAAGTTCCTCTGATCATGATGATTTTTCCTCCAAG gtttCACATGGTGAAATATCTGCTGCTGGGTCAAAATTACTCATGACAACGAGTGCTTCTGGCGTCAGGCAGAGAATGCCAGTTGGTCATGAAATGAGTGTACTTGAA GAAAGGAACAGTGACCATGCATCTAGCTGCAACCTGATTGAACCAGTTGGTCGAGCTGTAAGGCTTGAAGATGCTTGTTTAACAA GTGATTCAACCAACAATTGTCAACCAAGAAGGCCGTTGAAGTTCATTCCCTACGTAACAAATTTAGTGGTTCACATCATACTAAAAATATTAGGATGTATATATCTAGTACTACCTTGGTTGGGGAGATTTTTTGCAGTGCAGCGTGCAGAAAATCATTTAGGTAACAATAGCAAACCCCAAAACAATAGAAAGCCCCAGCTTGTTGATTTAAGACCACAAGAGCAGCACATTTCACGGTCAATCAAAGAGGACCCACTTTGGAAGAGGTTGCAGCAATTAGAAACCACAGTAAATGATCTGGTTAGCAAACCTACAAAAATTCCTCAAGAAAAGGACGATATGCTTCGAGAATCTCTGAGTCGTATCAAATCCATAGAATATGACTTACAGAAGACAAAGAAA GCACTACTTGCAACTGCATCAAAGCAAGTGGAGCTTGCTGACTCACTGGAAAATTTAAAGGAGAACAGCTTAACA CAGGGGGCAAATTCTTGTTGGCCAAGAAATTATAAATGTTATGCCCCAGGAAGatga